From a single Paenibacillus sp. FSL R5-0345 genomic region:
- a CDS encoding ABC transporter ATP-binding protein, with product MGEALLSISNLNKRFESAGGHVQALYNVDLHVQEGEFITVIGPSGCGKSTLLRIVAGLDSGYTGSVTLGGTEIGGPGIDKGFIFQEHRLFPWLTVEKNIASDLPLGNKEIRRKVDELIDLVKLNGFEKSYPRELSGGMAQRVAIARALLRNPKILLLDEPFGALDAFTRAHMQTVLLDIWRANKTTMIFVTHDIDEAVFLGNRVVILEPRPGKIRKVVPVDLPYPRKKTTSSFQELRLKVLSYFEKVDELELIDGAGI from the coding sequence ATGGGAGAAGCGTTGCTGTCTATTTCAAATCTGAATAAACGTTTTGAGTCTGCAGGGGGTCATGTTCAGGCACTGTATAATGTTGATCTCCATGTGCAAGAAGGTGAATTCATTACGGTCATCGGCCCCAGCGGTTGCGGCAAAAGCACGCTGCTGCGCATCGTGGCTGGTTTGGACAGCGGTTATACGGGGAGTGTTACCCTAGGAGGGACGGAAATTGGAGGTCCCGGAATTGATAAAGGGTTTATTTTTCAAGAACATCGTCTCTTCCCTTGGCTCACCGTAGAGAAGAATATTGCTTCCGATTTACCGCTAGGGAACAAGGAGATTAGACGGAAGGTCGATGAGTTGATTGATCTCGTCAAGTTAAATGGATTTGAGAAATCCTATCCCCGGGAGTTATCAGGAGGGATGGCCCAACGGGTGGCGATAGCCCGTGCACTACTGCGAAATCCCAAAATCCTGCTGCTGGATGAACCGTTTGGTGCACTGGATGCGTTCACCAGAGCACATATGCAGACGGTATTACTGGACATTTGGCGTGCGAATAAAACAACCATGATTTTTGTAACACATGATATTGATGAGGCTGTATTCCTAGGCAATCGGGTAGTGATTCTAGAACCGCGCCCCGGTAAGATACGTAAGGTTGTACCGGTTGATCTGCCGTATCCACGTAAAAAAACAACGTCTTCCTTTCAAGAGCTACGTTTGAAGGTGCTGAGTTATTTTGAAAAAGTCGATGAGCTTGAGCTTATTGACGGGGCAGGAATATAA
- a CDS encoding S-layer homology domain-containing protein, which yields MKSISLKWGATLVALNTLFSGTLYASAAEITLPFSDLTEIQQTKSAAILEAARLGLLKGDPNGQFRPTATITRQELAAILAKTLKLDSSVNPASSFKDVSDSSWSVSAIEAVKKAGFMEGDLTGNFNPFRPVTREELAVIFVRAIHGIGAQGGHAHKVNDESAISNWAKEYTDVALRLKLIDSPEDIFSPKGTVQRQDIASFLLNIFKEEQQTATIDNIDGDFVTINGTPYLIEDSLKELMTVNNHDALKGAVLKFNSLNRHVHGLQELEIVQKGVQLNTSGLPSSSLLNISGNDVVIKGDVSGDLKIKNGVSSITFQGQVGQIIVDSITPVTIHGSSSLQTLKIVEGGAKITLDPALSIQNLQLPGNSLPSHFITNYTAIQGNIKMVQNTSGVIAPAYTPSTSANAVSDSTPEPSPVATPSPSPVATPSPSPVATPSPSPVATPSPSPVATPSPSPVVTPSPSPVVTPSPSPVATPSPSPVATPSPSPVVTPSPSPVATPSPSPVATPSPSPVVTPSPSPVVTPSPSPVVTPSPSPVATPSPSPVVTPSPSPVVTPSPSPVATPSPSPVATPSPSPVATPEPTPTPTPVNHAPVVQKNIDPISALITSGTQNVDISNVFIDPDGDPLTFVASSSDAGVATVSVNGNRLNLVPVHSGTATITITVMDGRGGINTATFVFTVTSNQPPIVISEITTQLLTPGITAPRTFDLGQLFQDPDNDRLTYSASIDNVNAGTLSLNGNILTVTPAANSSASGLVTLIASDGKGGSTTTAFTLITAQLVNNGFVPITTKQGIPNLSFDISKLIPNQNQFKVYTENIKGSLSGPVTLNGVIWNGPTSPGTVWIVGSDGNAVVLSISVASQGTSELFFSEYLDGGNGRIAVELYYRGNGTPNDMAEGYTLEVHQFMKATQSKQVYSRPLFPVFPTMPYIFIDSTFGDAFDLLNIFYYNDDLSLYNPGAYNITALVLKKNGQIVDVLGDPSSTQQFLSTGGTIVRKSGIYTGSQQFSLEGEWNQYPKGTYYYFGSHTP from the coding sequence TTGAAAAGCATATCATTAAAATGGGGAGCAACACTTGTTGCCCTTAACACCTTATTCAGTGGTACACTCTATGCATCTGCAGCTGAAATCACTCTACCGTTTTCTGATTTAACAGAAATACAACAGACGAAAAGTGCCGCAATCCTCGAGGCTGCTCGTCTAGGATTGCTTAAAGGTGACCCGAACGGACAATTCAGACCCACTGCCACAATTACTCGCCAAGAGCTGGCAGCCATTCTAGCGAAGACCTTAAAGCTAGATTCCTCAGTGAACCCCGCTTCTTCCTTTAAAGATGTATCTGACTCCAGTTGGAGTGTCTCCGCTATTGAAGCAGTGAAGAAGGCAGGATTTATGGAGGGTGATCTTACAGGTAATTTTAATCCATTCAGGCCTGTAACCAGAGAAGAGCTTGCAGTTATATTTGTACGTGCTATCCATGGAATTGGGGCGCAAGGTGGACATGCCCACAAGGTTAATGATGAATCCGCAATCAGCAATTGGGCAAAAGAGTACACCGATGTCGCACTTCGCCTTAAACTTATAGATTCTCCCGAAGATATATTCAGCCCCAAAGGTACTGTACAGCGCCAGGATATAGCTTCTTTTCTGCTGAATATTTTTAAAGAAGAACAACAAACGGCAACGATCGACAATATCGATGGAGATTTCGTAACGATCAATGGCACACCTTACCTCATTGAAGATAGCCTTAAAGAATTAATGACTGTTAACAACCATGATGCTTTAAAAGGAGCTGTTCTTAAGTTCAATTCCTTGAATCGTCATGTGCACGGTTTACAGGAGCTAGAAATTGTACAAAAAGGGGTTCAACTAAATACCTCCGGCTTACCTTCTAGTTCTTTACTTAACATTTCAGGAAATGATGTTGTTATTAAAGGTGATGTTTCCGGTGATTTGAAGATCAAAAATGGCGTTTCGAGTATAACCTTTCAGGGCCAAGTGGGGCAGATCATTGTGGATTCTATAACTCCAGTTACTATTCATGGTAGCTCTTCCCTGCAAACCTTAAAAATAGTTGAAGGCGGCGCTAAGATTACCCTCGATCCAGCCCTGTCTATTCAAAATCTGCAGTTGCCCGGCAACAGTCTGCCTTCGCATTTCATAACAAATTACACAGCCATTCAAGGTAATATCAAAATGGTTCAAAATACATCCGGAGTTATTGCTCCTGCATATACTCCGTCCACGTCTGCTAACGCCGTGAGCGATTCGACTCCTGAGCCTTCTCCGGTGGCCACTCCGAGTCCTTCTCCGGTGGCGACCCCGAGTCCTTCTCCGGTGGCGACCCCGAGTCCTTCTCCGGTGGCGACCCCGAGTCCTTCTCCGGTAGCGACTCCGAGTCCTTCTCCGGTGGTTACTCCGAGTCCTTCTCCGGTGGTGACCCCGAGTCCTTCTCCGGTGGCGACCCCGAGTCCTTCTCCGGTAGCGACTCCGAGTCCTTCTCCGGTGGTGACCCCGAGTCCTTCTCCGGTGGCGACCCCGAGTCCTTCTCCGGTAGCGACTCCGAGTCCTTCTCCGGTGGTTACTCCGAGTCCTTCTCCGGTGGTTACTCCGAGTCCTTCTCCGGTGGTGACCCCGAGCCCTTCTCCGGTGGCGACTCCGAGTCCTTCTCCGGTGGTGACCCCGAGTCCTTCTCCGGTGGTGACCCCGAGTCCTTCTCCGGTGGCGACCCCGAGTCCTTCTCCGGTAGCGACTCCGAGTCCTTCTCCGGTGGCGACTCCTGAGCCTACACCTACCCCGACTCCGGTGAACCATGCACCAGTCGTGCAAAAAAATATTGATCCAATATCTGCTCTGATCACCAGTGGCACTCAAAACGTTGATATCAGCAACGTGTTCATTGATCCGGATGGCGACCCGCTTACATTCGTGGCTTCCTCCTCTGATGCTGGCGTCGCCACTGTATCTGTAAATGGTAATCGTCTCAACCTTGTTCCGGTCCATTCAGGTACAGCCACGATTACCATAACAGTAATGGACGGTCGAGGCGGCATTAACACCGCAACTTTTGTATTCACTGTAACGTCTAATCAGCCGCCAATTGTGATATCTGAAATCACTACTCAGCTCTTAACCCCAGGTATCACGGCCCCACGTACATTTGATCTGGGGCAGCTTTTTCAAGATCCAGACAATGACAGGCTTACTTATTCAGCTTCTATAGATAACGTAAATGCTGGCACACTTAGCCTTAATGGCAACATTCTGACGGTAACTCCGGCAGCTAATAGTTCAGCGAGTGGTTTAGTGACCCTCATAGCAAGCGATGGTAAAGGAGGTTCAACTACCACAGCTTTCACCTTGATTACAGCCCAGCTTGTAAACAACGGCTTTGTGCCAATAACCACCAAGCAAGGTATACCGAATCTTTCCTTCGACATTTCCAAGCTGATTCCTAACCAGAACCAATTTAAAGTGTACACAGAAAACATCAAGGGTTCATTAAGCGGACCAGTAACTCTGAATGGAGTTATATGGAATGGCCCTACAAGTCCAGGAACGGTATGGATAGTAGGTTCTGATGGCAATGCGGTTGTATTATCCATAAGCGTGGCTTCACAGGGTACCTCTGAGCTATTCTTCTCAGAGTATCTGGACGGCGGGAATGGCAGAATTGCAGTCGAACTGTATTACAGAGGAAATGGTACTCCCAATGATATGGCAGAAGGCTACACTCTAGAGGTCCACCAATTTATGAAAGCAACCCAAAGCAAACAGGTTTATTCCCGTCCATTATTTCCTGTATTCCCAACAATGCCGTATATTTTTATAGATTCTACTTTTGGGGACGCATTTGATTTATTAAATATCTTCTATTACAATGACGATCTGAGTCTATATAATCCAGGAGCATATAATATTACAGCATTAGTACTGAAGAAAAACGGCCAAATCGTAGATGTTCTCGGTGATCCTTCTTCTACTCAGCAATTCCTCTCCACAGGTGGAACTATTGTCCGAAAATCTGGTATATACACTGGATCACAGCAGTTTTCACTTGAGGGTGAGTGGAATCAATATCCAAAAGGAACTTACTATTATTTCGGAAGCCATACTCCTTGA
- a CDS encoding SLC13 family permease, which translates to MEQQAIWAIGIFLLIYGLIISEKIHRTILAMLGAIVMVAMGIVDQETALHHIDFNTIGLLVGMMMIVGITAETGLFKYAAVKSAKLAKGKPRRILIALFVITAVASAFLDNVTTVLLMVPVTFSITRQLRINPLPFLMSQIIASNVGGTATLIGDPPNIMIGSAVKELTFMSFISNLTPVIIIIMLAYIPLFLLMFGKQIKSTPELQQSIMDMDEKAMITDHKLLRKCLIVLGLTITGFFLHQLLQLESATVALAGAFLLLLLTGGEHMLEKAFHSVEWITIFFFIGLFVLVSGLVETGVIAELAAKAIELTGGDVLKSSMMILWVSAIASAFLDNIPFVATMIPLIQEMGQMGITNLEPLWWSLALGACLGGNGTLIGASANLIVAGLAGKEGYPITFMKYLKVGFPLMLLSIVISSVYLYLRYLM; encoded by the coding sequence ATGGAACAGCAAGCAATTTGGGCGATAGGTATTTTTCTACTGATTTATGGACTGATTATATCTGAAAAAATTCACCGTACGATCCTAGCGATGTTAGGTGCTATTGTTATGGTAGCGATGGGCATTGTGGATCAGGAGACGGCATTGCATCACATCGATTTTAATACCATTGGATTACTTGTAGGCATGATGATGATTGTAGGAATTACTGCAGAGACAGGGCTCTTTAAATATGCGGCCGTGAAATCAGCTAAGCTGGCGAAAGGGAAGCCGAGACGGATACTGATTGCCTTATTTGTTATTACTGCTGTGGCTTCTGCCTTCTTGGATAATGTTACAACAGTGCTACTTATGGTACCCGTTACCTTCAGTATTACAAGACAACTGCGCATAAATCCGCTGCCTTTTTTGATGTCACAAATTATCGCATCGAATGTCGGCGGCACAGCAACATTGATCGGAGATCCGCCGAATATTATGATTGGCAGTGCGGTGAAAGAGCTGACGTTTATGTCCTTTATCAGCAATCTGACACCCGTGATTATTATCATTATGTTGGCGTATATCCCGCTTTTCCTATTGATGTTTGGGAAGCAAATTAAATCCACTCCGGAATTGCAGCAAAGCATTATGGACATGGATGAAAAGGCAATGATTACGGATCATAAGCTACTGCGAAAATGCTTGATCGTGCTTGGCCTTACGATTACAGGCTTTTTTTTACATCAGCTGCTACAGTTGGAATCGGCTACAGTGGCCTTGGCAGGGGCTTTTTTACTGCTTTTGCTGACCGGGGGAGAACATATGCTGGAGAAAGCTTTTCACAGCGTGGAGTGGATTACGATTTTCTTTTTTATCGGGCTGTTTGTTCTCGTATCAGGACTCGTAGAGACGGGCGTCATCGCAGAGCTGGCTGCCAAAGCAATCGAATTAACGGGCGGAGATGTACTAAAGAGCTCAATGATGATCTTATGGGTGAGTGCAATTGCTTCTGCATTTCTTGATAATATTCCGTTTGTAGCAACGATGATTCCTTTGATTCAGGAGATGGGGCAGATGGGGATTACCAATCTGGAGCCCCTCTGGTGGAGCTTGGCCTTGGGCGCTTGCTTGGGCGGAAATGGTACATTAATCGGTGCCAGTGCCAATCTGATCGTTGCGGGTCTAGCTGGTAAAGAGGGCTACCCAATCACATTCATGAAGTACTTGAAGGTGGGTTTTCCTTTGATGCTGTTGTCCATTGTGATCTCAAGTGTATATTTATATTTAAGATATCTGATGTGA
- a CDS encoding PQQ-binding-like beta-propeller repeat protein, producing MGGTLLKSHLRTAVIGLGVLLMVNPVQAAGIDSHTSYIGSNFEDYYANLPSAKVEWSTTMDLPALENVPTDYLMGKGVVSVGAGKVFMLQKGQLLAVNAQTGKVVWKYGAKLKTPMLYQDGVVYATSEAGTIYAVNAATGKNKWSSSANSKGVSQLVLDKDQLFAAANGDIQAYNLKDGKLQWRDNFRDQLFEPFMVEGNLVLAQNSVSGAYTYDILHAFDRTTGKELWNNRDYDLPIAEINGTLVVQRKATLFDTYPLPTLDSLDVKTGKVVKTVEYNPANIDPNDPEAFKGGSAWSDGDRIYITGEKGVFSYPLNADPATVTRDNYSYASIGSNLEYAAGPYDGRILFSKGQSIYGVKMANKSVVQYSGISNPIARFDLLGHGMYVAQTDGKLIAIDLITAKPILQLKTPDRVFGPTLLENGMIIVQSKGKLTAFKEPQALKMK from the coding sequence GTGGGAGGAACATTATTAAAATCACATCTTCGTACTGCAGTTATTGGTTTAGGGGTATTGCTTATGGTAAATCCGGTACAAGCTGCTGGGATTGATTCACACACCTCGTATATAGGCTCAAACTTTGAGGATTATTATGCAAATCTGCCTTCTGCGAAGGTAGAGTGGTCAACAACGATGGATTTACCAGCATTAGAAAATGTACCGACGGATTACCTCATGGGGAAGGGGGTTGTTTCTGTTGGTGCAGGTAAAGTTTTTATGCTTCAAAAGGGTCAACTGCTTGCCGTTAACGCTCAGACAGGAAAAGTTGTGTGGAAATACGGTGCTAAATTAAAAACACCGATGCTTTATCAAGACGGCGTGGTTTACGCGACTTCTGAGGCGGGTACCATCTATGCAGTGAATGCAGCTACTGGAAAAAATAAATGGAGCTCGTCAGCAAATAGTAAAGGTGTCAGTCAATTGGTTCTTGATAAAGATCAGCTATTTGCCGCAGCCAATGGTGATATTCAAGCCTACAATCTGAAGGATGGCAAGTTGCAGTGGCGTGATAACTTCAGAGATCAGCTGTTTGAACCGTTTATGGTTGAGGGGAATCTGGTACTAGCTCAAAACTCAGTATCTGGAGCATATACGTATGACATCTTGCATGCGTTTGATCGAACAACGGGTAAGGAGCTTTGGAATAATAGAGATTATGATCTTCCGATTGCAGAGATTAATGGAACGCTTGTCGTACAACGGAAAGCTACCTTATTCGATACTTACCCACTTCCGACACTCGACAGTCTGGATGTTAAGACAGGGAAAGTGGTAAAAACCGTAGAGTATAATCCTGCTAATATTGACCCGAATGATCCCGAAGCATTTAAGGGAGGCAGTGCCTGGAGTGACGGTGACAGAATTTATATAACAGGGGAAAAGGGTGTTTTTAGTTACCCCCTGAATGCAGATCCTGCTACCGTAACACGAGATAATTACTCGTATGCATCTATCGGATCGAATTTAGAATACGCAGCTGGTCCTTATGATGGAAGAATTCTTTTTAGTAAGGGACAAAGTATTTATGGTGTTAAAATGGCGAATAAATCAGTGGTTCAGTATAGTGGAATTAGCAATCCGATTGCACGCTTTGATCTGCTCGGACATGGTATGTATGTGGCCCAGACTGACGGAAAATTAATCGCGATAGACCTGATTACCGCAAAACCGATCTTACAGCTCAAAACACCAGATAGAGTATTTGGCCCAACCTTGCTGGAGAACGGGATGATTATTGTACAGAGCAAAGGGAAGCTAACTGCTTTCAAGGAGCCGCAGGCACTGAAGATGAAATAA
- a CDS encoding LLM class flavin-dependent oxidoreductase, whose protein sequence is MSNEVTTASAADFEFGIYTLGDIVADCHTGNKISPKQRLDEVVAAAKLADEAGLDVFGVGEHHRLDFAISSVPVVLAAISQVTRRIKLTSATTVLSTIDPVRVFEDFATLDLLSNGRAEIIAGRGAFVESFPLFGYELEDYHRLFTENINLLLELNKHEIMNWEGSFRSSLKDSEIAPRPLQQSLPVWIGVGGSPESAEKSGVLGTGMAIAILSGSPEPFQELAATYRRAGMQAGHSPEALKIAITSHGYIAETSQQALDEYYPYYYSYRNSISPKPGQEYSVSRDDFGQYVSADNTMAVGSPQQIIEKILYQHELFGHNRFMTQLDIGGLPYAKVAKAIELLATEVAPVVRHEIAKKSSR, encoded by the coding sequence ATGAGTAACGAGGTAACCACAGCATCAGCAGCCGATTTTGAATTCGGTATCTACACCTTAGGAGACATAGTAGCTGATTGTCATACCGGCAATAAGATCAGCCCGAAACAACGACTTGACGAAGTTGTAGCTGCGGCGAAGTTAGCGGATGAAGCGGGGCTTGATGTATTCGGTGTAGGTGAGCATCACCGTCTTGATTTTGCAATTTCTTCGGTTCCAGTCGTTCTGGCCGCCATCTCTCAGGTTACCCGTAGAATCAAACTGACGAGCGCCACCACCGTATTAAGCACCATTGATCCCGTGCGCGTGTTCGAGGATTTCGCCACGCTTGATTTACTGTCGAATGGACGTGCAGAGATTATTGCTGGACGTGGTGCTTTTGTGGAATCTTTCCCGCTCTTCGGGTATGAACTTGAAGACTATCATCGACTTTTCACCGAGAATATCAATCTGCTTCTCGAGCTTAATAAGCATGAAATTATGAACTGGGAAGGTTCCTTCCGTTCATCCTTGAAGGATTCTGAGATTGCTCCACGCCCTCTTCAACAAAGCCTGCCGGTATGGATTGGTGTAGGAGGTTCTCCTGAAAGCGCGGAGAAATCCGGCGTACTCGGAACTGGAATGGCCATCGCCATTCTTAGCGGTAGTCCAGAACCTTTCCAAGAGCTTGCCGCAACTTATCGACGCGCTGGAATGCAGGCGGGGCATTCACCTGAAGCATTAAAGATTGCAATTACTAGCCACGGCTACATTGCCGAAACTTCACAGCAGGCACTCGATGAATATTACCCTTACTATTATAGTTATCGTAATTCCATCAGCCCAAAACCTGGACAAGAATACAGCGTCTCTCGTGACGACTTTGGCCAATATGTATCTGCTGATAACACGATGGCTGTGGGCAGCCCGCAGCAAATTATCGAAAAAATCCTTTATCAGCATGAGCTGTTCGGCCATAACCGTTTTATGACTCAACTCGACATC